A genomic stretch from Juglans microcarpa x Juglans regia isolate MS1-56 chromosome 3S, Jm3101_v1.0, whole genome shotgun sequence includes:
- the LOC121258354 gene encoding uncharacterized protein LOC121258354, giving the protein MWGGPAGGGVGGDIYWGRKDETESRGITVIFAWASIQERHLKSYIDLYASLGWNCLICHADFLNAFYPERAMSLAFLVINELVEELRIRPCPIVFVALSGSPKACMYKIFQVIDGTCGERYPGEYQLIRNCVSGHIYDSSPVDLTSDLGARFTLHPSLRRMPGSSKIFSWLAKGIASGLDALYLTRFESQCIEYWRALYSSVNFSAPFLIICSEKDDLAPYQMICNFAQHLQDLGGDVKLVKLNGSPHMGHYKHNPIQYRAAVSSMLDQAASVYSQKIRLLGERTSMEGMHDEISELICDLQNAAVTSNQSLTRVALGPSDHFFLPSSAEHHYGRDSPSLQDEQKERSISLPNPSSINAHSVLGQILFDVCVPKNVEGWDIKFGGSLNGQPFASVRRPSPFQGIKCIRRSRL; this is encoded by the exons ATGTGGGGTGGACCGGCTGGTGGTGGAGTTGGGGGTGATATCTATTGGGGAAGAAAGGATGAAACTGAGTCTAGAGGAATCACCGTGATCTTCGCTTGGGCTTCGATTCAAGAGCGGCACTTGAAGAGCTACATCGATTTGTACGCATCCCTCGGATGGAATTGCCTCATCTGTCATGCCGATTTTCTCAACGC ATTTTATCCTGAGAGGGCCATGTCGTTGGCATTTCTTGTTATCAATGAGCTTGTTGAG GAGCTAAGGATTAGGCCATGTCCTATAGTCTTCGTAGCGCTTTCTGGTAGTCCTAAAGCTTGCATGTACAAGATTTTTCAG GTTATTGATGGAACATGTGGAGAAAGGTATCCG GGAGAATATCAGTTGATCAGAAATTGCGTTTCTGGCCACATCTATGATTCTAGTCCAGTAGATCTTACAAGTGATTTGGGTGCACGATTCACACTACACCCCTCTCTTAGGAGAATGCCTGGATCAtcgaaaatattttcttggttgGCGAAGGGCATTGCTTCTGGTTTGGATGCATTATATCTTACTAGATTTGAATCCCAATGCATTGAGTATTGGCGGGCTTTGTACTCCTCTGTT AACTTTAGCGCTCCTTTTCTCATTATATGCTCAGAAAAGGATGACCTTGCACCTTACCAAATGATCTGCAATTTTGCTCAACATTTACAAGATCTTGGGGGTGATGTTAAGCTTGTTAAATTGAATGGCTCCCCTCACATGG GTCATTACAAGCATAATCCAATCCAGTATAGGGCTGCTGTGTCCAGTATGCTTGACCAGGCAGCTTCGGTTTATTCCCAAAAGATTCGACTACTGGGAGAAAGAACTAGCATGGAAGGTATGCATGATGAGATATCTGAGCTAATCTGTGACCTTCAGAATGCAGCTGTTACCTCAAACCAGAGCCTCACAAGAGTTGCACTAGGGCCGAGTGACCACTTCTTTTTGCCAAGTTCAGCAGAACATCACTATGGTAGAGATTCTCCATCTCTACAAGATGaacaaaaagaaagatcaaTTTCTTTGCCTAACCCGTCAAGCATCAATGCACATAGTGTGCTTGGCCAAATCCTCTTTGATGTTTGTGTTCCCAAGAACGTTGAAGGTTGGGATATAAAATTTGGTGGCTCTCTGAACGGGCAGCCATTTGCTTCTGTTCGTAGACCGTCCCCTTTCCAGGGTATTAAATGCATTCGTCGGTCAAGACTCTAA
- the LOC121258388 gene encoding cyclin-dependent kinase inhibitor 7, giving the protein MGDRTRNCKRNAPLEGSSTSATAVLKRRRIVGLPDDNVELESYPARSSFVDLPENAAAPANSEDSGAANAGVLCSSFCTDQLTASCCSSNDQSNEVVRDNLRLMDLEAKISFETVDSTYINNKLSRETTPSSDLCGDSDEMDSLARKPSAENHRPSILVAKTPPKEEIEEFFATADKYEQKRFAEKYNYDIVKDVPLEGRYQWVRLKP; this is encoded by the exons ATGGGGGACCGTACGAGGAATTGCAAGCGAAATGCACCATTGGAGGGCTCAAGCACCAGCGCCACGGCTGTGTTGAAGAGGAGGAGAATCGTTGGTTTGCCTGACGATAATGTTGAGCTCGAGAGCTACCCAGCTCGTTCCAGCTTCGTGGACTTGCCTGAGAATGCGGCTGCTCCAGCTAATTCAGAAGACTCCGGAGCGGCAAACGCCGGTGTTTTATGCTCGAGCTTTTGTACGGACCAGCTCACGGCGTCTTGTTGCTCTAGCAATGATCAGTCGAACGAGGTCGTGAGAGACAACTTGAGGCTCATGGATCTGGAG GCCAAGATCAGTTTCGAAACCGTAGACTCTACGTACATCAACAACAAACTCAG CCGAGAGACGACGCCGTCGAGCGACCTCTGCGGAGACTCGGACGAAATGGACTCGCTGGCGAGGAAGCCTTCGGCAGAGAATCATCGGCCGAGCATCCTGGTGGCGAAGACTCCACCGAAGGAGGAGATCGAGGAGTTCTTTGCAACGGCCGACAAGTACGAGCAAAAGCGGTTCGCGGAGAA GTACAACTATGACATTGTGAAGGATGTGCCCTTGGAGGGTCGGTACCAGTGGGTTCGTTTGAAGCCatga
- the LOC121258375 gene encoding probable carboxylesterase 2: MDSVRSSTSEVAHEFLPYFRAYKDGRVERHFGTDIVPPSLNSHNGISTKDVQIFQVAGLTARVYIPSTISPGQKQLPVMVYYHGGGFFMGSPFCATYHNHVASLVAEASIVAVSVDYRLAPEHPVPLAYEDSWVALQWVISHFNGDGPEAWLREYADFQRVFLVGDSIGGNIVHNMAARAGVEGLAAGVRIAGACLVQPYFAMKESAGTGVEDRSWLFSCPTTSGFDDPRVNPAEDSRVSRLGCSMVLIFLAENDDMRERGLLYYETLKRSGWEGEIEIVETEGEKHVFHLFNPNCEKALALLKSLASFINQDKAT; encoded by the coding sequence ATGGATTCCGTGAGAAGTAGTACTTCTGAAGTTGCACACGAATTCCTCCCATATTTCCGCGCATACAAAGATGGACGAGTAGAGAGGCACTTCGGTACCGATATAGTCCCTCCATCACTCAATTCCCACAATGGGATTTCCACCAAAGATGTTCAAATTTTTCAAGTTGCAGGCCTCACAGCACGCGTTTACATCCCAAGCACCATCAGCCCAGGCCAGAAGCAGCTTCCAGTTATGGTGTATTATCATGGCGGAGGCTTCTTCATGGGCTCACCATTCTGCGCAACGTATCACAACCACGTTGCCTCTCTCGTAGCCGAGGCATCCATCGTTGCGGTATCTGTTGATTACAGATTGGCCCCAGAACACCCGGTGCCGCTTGCTTATGAAGACTCTTGGGTTGCACTTCAGTGGGTGATTTCCCATTTTAATGGTGATGGTCCTGAAGCCTGGCTGAGAGAATATGCAGATTTTCAGAGAGTTTTTCTTGTTGGGGACAGCATAGGTGGCAATATTGTGCACAACATGGCTGCGCGGGCTGGGGTTGAAGGTTTGGCCGCAGGTGTAAGAATTGCAGGAGCTTGTCTGGTTCAGCCCTATTTCGCAATGAAAGAAAGCGCCGGTACTGGCGTGGAGGACAGATCGTGGCTTTTTTCGTGTCCAACAACAAGCGGGTTCGATGATCCGAGGGTGAACCCGGCCGAGGATTCGAGGGTGTCGAGGCTAGGATGCTCTATGGTGCTAATTTTTCTTGCGGAGAACGACGATATGAGAGAGAGGGGTTTGCTCTATTATGAGACGTTGAAGAGGAGTGGGTGGGAAGGTGAGATAGAGATTGTAGAGACGGAAGGAGAGAAGCACGTGTTTCATTTGTTCAATCCAAATTGCGAGAAAGCTCTTGCCTTGTTGAAGAGCTTGGCTTCTTTCATAAACCAGGACAAGGCTACTTAA